Proteins from a genomic interval of Francisella salimarina:
- the greA gene encoding transcription elongation factor GreA, producing the protein MTNDRVPMTPVGEEALRAELNRLKKTERPAIIEAIAEARDHGDLKENAEYHAARERQGIIEGRIKDIESKLSNAQVIDVTKLQANGMVIFGATVTIMNIDTEEETTYQIVGEDEADIDNHKISVIAPLARALIKKEEGDEVTLDTPKGKVTYEILEVEYK; encoded by the coding sequence ATGACAAATGATAGAGTACCTATGACTCCAGTAGGAGAAGAGGCATTAAGAGCAGAGCTAAATAGACTAAAAAAAACTGAAAGACCTGCGATTATTGAAGCTATAGCAGAAGCTCGTGATCATGGAGATCTTAAAGAGAATGCTGAATATCATGCTGCTAGAGAGAGACAAGGTATTATAGAAGGTAGAATTAAAGATATAGAATCAAAACTATCTAATGCTCAAGTTATTGATGTAACAAAGCTTCAAGCCAATGGTATGGTTATATTTGGAGCTACAGTTACAATTATGAATATTGATACGGAAGAAGAAACTACATATCAGATAGTTGGTGAGGATGAAGCAGATATAGATAATCATAAAATATCTGTTATTGCACCTTTGGCACGCGCTTTAATTAAAAAAGAAGAAGGCGATGAAGTTACCTTGGATACGCCTAAAGGTAAAGTCACTTACGAAATCTTAGAAGTAGAATACAAATAA
- the pgi gene encoding glucose-6-phosphate isomerase, with product MTFCNNSRKGLKQQNVNLKQEFAVDDHRVEKLSLKLEGIYFDYSKNLVNDAILKSLLEAADQSSLKNKILQMFTGEKINSTENRSVLHTALRDLSNSPLVIDGQDIRKEVNEEKQRVKALVEKVTSGEWKGFSGKKITDIVNIGIGGSDLGPKMVVRALQPYHCTGLKVHFVSNVDADSLLQALHVVDPETTLFIVASKSFSTEETLLNSISAREWLLDHYEDEKAVANHFVAISSKLDKVEEFGIDLEHCYKMWDWVGGRYSLWSSIGMSIAFAIGYDNFEKLLAGAYSVDKHFRETSFDKNIPVIMGLLASYYSCAYASQSQALLPYDERLCYFVDYLQQADMESNGKSVNLAGETVNYQTGVVLWGGVGTNGQHAFHQLLHQGNVFIPVDFIAVATSHHRYDNHQQALLANCFAQSQALMFGQSYDMVYNELLNSGLSEQQAKKIAPHKVIPGNRPSTTIILDELSPYTLGALVALYEHKIFVQGALWDVNSYDQWGVELGKKLGKNILKAMSDDSSDEYQNLDESTKWLIAKVKNK from the coding sequence ATGACATTTTGTAATAATTCTAGAAAGGGACTAAAACAACAGAATGTAAACTTGAAACAAGAGTTCGCAGTAGATGATCATAGAGTTGAAAAATTATCTTTGAAGCTTGAAGGTATTTACTTTGATTATTCAAAAAATCTTGTTAATGATGCTATATTAAAATCTCTTTTAGAAGCAGCTGATCAGTCTAGCCTTAAAAATAAGATTTTGCAGATGTTCACAGGAGAAAAAATCAACTCTACAGAGAATAGATCTGTTTTGCATACTGCGTTACGTGATTTATCTAATTCTCCACTAGTCATAGATGGACAGGATATTCGCAAAGAAGTCAATGAAGAGAAGCAACGTGTAAAAGCTCTTGTTGAAAAAGTAACATCAGGAGAGTGGAAGGGCTTTTCGGGTAAAAAAATTACGGATATTGTAAATATCGGTATTGGAGGTTCAGATTTAGGGCCAAAAATGGTTGTTAGAGCGCTGCAACCATATCACTGTACAGGTCTAAAAGTTCATTTTGTTTCAAATGTTGATGCGGATTCATTATTACAAGCTTTACATGTTGTTGATCCTGAGACTACTTTGTTTATTGTGGCATCTAAATCATTTTCGACAGAGGAGACTCTTTTAAATTCCATATCTGCTAGAGAGTGGTTGCTGGATCATTATGAAGATGAAAAAGCTGTAGCTAATCACTTTGTAGCTATATCTAGTAAATTAGATAAAGTAGAAGAATTTGGTATAGATCTTGAACACTGCTACAAGATGTGGGATTGGGTTGGTGGACGCTATTCATTATGGTCATCAATTGGTATGTCGATAGCTTTTGCAATTGGCTATGATAATTTTGAGAAGCTGTTGGCTGGTGCATACTCTGTAGATAAGCACTTTAGAGAAACAAGCTTTGATAAAAATATTCCTGTAATTATGGGATTGTTAGCCAGTTACTATTCATGTGCTTATGCTAGTCAGTCACAAGCATTACTTCCTTATGATGAAAGGCTCTGTTATTTTGTGGACTATCTTCAACAAGCTGATATGGAGAGTAATGGTAAATCTGTGAATCTTGCTGGAGAAACGGTTAATTATCAGACTGGCGTGGTGTTATGGGGTGGTGTCGGCACAAATGGGCAACATGCTTTTCATCAACTTTTACACCAAGGTAATGTTTTTATTCCTGTTGATTTTATAGCTGTGGCTACAAGCCATCATAGATATGATAATCATCAACAGGCTTTACTAGCTAATTGTTTTGCTCAGTCACAAGCACTAATGTTTGGACAATCTTACGATATGGTTTATAATGAGCTCTTAAATTCTGGTCTAAGTGAACAGCAGGCAAAAAAGATAGCTCCTCACAAAGTAATTCCAGGGAATAGGCCAAGTACTACTATTATACTTGATGAGCTTAGCCCATATACTCTTGGGGCTCTTGTTGCTCTATACGAGCACAAGATATTTGTTCAAGGAGCACTGTGGGATGTGAATAGTTACGATCAGTGGGGTGTTGAACTTGGTAAAAAACTTGGTAAAAATATTTTAAAGGCAATGAGCGATGATTCTTCTGATGAGTATCAGAATCTTGATGAGTCAACTAAATGGCTTATAGCAAAGGTAAAAAATAAATAA
- the guaB gene encoding IMP dehydrogenase, translating to MLRITQQAITFDDVLLSPRYSNVLPHQVDLKTNITRNIQLNIPLVSAAMDTVTESRLAIAIAQEGGIGIIHKNMSIQAQAQEVKKVKRFENGMVIDPITIKQESSIKDVMQLAKEHNFSGFPVVDDTNKIIGIVTKRDFRFAKDLDEPVSSIMTPKDQLVTVAEDASQGAIKKKLHEHKIEKLLVVNEQGELVGLITTKDIERSQNKPNACKDSLGRLRVGAAVGTAADTKERVTALAAEGVDIIVVDTAHGHSQGVLDMVNWVKENYPKIEVVGGNIATAEAAKDLVKAGADAVKVGIGPGSICTTRIVAGVGVPQITAISNVAEALEGTGVPVIADGGIKFSGDIAKAIVAGASVVMIGGLFGGTEESPGEVELFQGRSYKSYRGMGSLGAMEQGSSDRYFQGNTDAKKFVPEGVEGRVPYKGHLAAVIHQLIGGLRSSMGYTGSKDIQTMRTEPTFVQITGAGFKESHVHNVTITKEPPNYQS from the coding sequence ATGCTAAGAATTACTCAACAAGCGATCACTTTTGATGATGTATTGCTTTCACCTAGATATTCGAACGTACTTCCACATCAGGTAGATTTGAAAACAAATATTACTAGGAATATTCAATTAAATATCCCTTTAGTATCTGCAGCTATGGATACTGTTACTGAGTCACGCCTTGCTATAGCTATAGCTCAAGAAGGTGGGATTGGAATTATACACAAAAATATGTCTATACAGGCTCAAGCTCAAGAAGTTAAAAAAGTTAAGAGATTTGAGAATGGGATGGTGATTGATCCAATTACCATAAAACAAGAGAGCTCAATCAAAGATGTCATGCAGCTTGCAAAAGAACATAATTTCTCTGGTTTTCCAGTCGTTGATGATACTAATAAGATTATAGGTATTGTAACTAAGCGTGACTTTAGATTTGCAAAAGATTTAGATGAGCCAGTGAGTTCTATAATGACACCTAAAGATCAGTTAGTAACAGTAGCTGAGGATGCTTCTCAAGGTGCAATCAAGAAAAAACTTCATGAGCACAAGATAGAAAAGTTACTTGTAGTAAATGAGCAAGGCGAACTAGTTGGTTTGATAACTACAAAAGATATTGAAAGATCACAAAACAAGCCTAATGCTTGTAAGGACTCGCTTGGTCGTTTAAGAGTTGGTGCTGCAGTTGGCACAGCGGCTGACACTAAGGAACGTGTCACGGCATTAGCAGCAGAGGGCGTTGATATAATTGTTGTTGATACAGCTCATGGCCACTCTCAAGGTGTACTTGATATGGTTAATTGGGTCAAAGAGAATTATCCAAAAATTGAGGTTGTAGGTGGGAATATTGCTACAGCAGAAGCTGCGAAGGATCTTGTTAAAGCTGGTGCTGATGCTGTTAAAGTGGGTATAGGCCCAGGTTCAATATGTACAACAAGGATTGTTGCTGGTGTTGGTGTGCCACAGATTACTGCGATATCAAATGTTGCTGAAGCTTTAGAAGGCACAGGAGTTCCTGTTATTGCGGATGGTGGTATCAAGTTCTCTGGAGATATAGCAAAGGCCATAGTAGCTGGAGCTTCAGTGGTTATGATTGGTGGTCTTTTTGGTGGTACTGAAGAGTCTCCTGGTGAGGTGGAACTTTTCCAAGGACGTTCTTATAAGTCATATCGAGGTATGGGATCTCTAGGTGCTATGGAACAAGGCTCTTCTGATAGATACTTCCAGGGTAATACTGATGCTAAAAAATTTGTTCCAGAAGGTGTCGAAGGTAGAGTACCTTACAAGGGGCATCTTGCTGCAGTTATACATCAGTTAATAGGTGGATTAAGATCTAGTATGGGGTATACTGGTTCAAAGGATATTCAGACTATGCGTACAGAGCCAACTTTTGTTCAAATTACAGGTGCTGGGTTCAAAGAATCTCATGTACATAACGTTACAATTACGAAAGAACCACCTAATTATCAATCTTAA
- the uvrA gene encoding excinuclease ABC subunit UvrA has product MKKIIIKGAKTHNLRNIDVEIPRDKLTVITGLSGSGKSSLAFDTLYAEGQRRYVESLSSYARQFLSMMDKPDVEHIEGLSPAISIDQKTTSHNPRSTVGTVTEIYDYLRVFFARAGTAKCPVHNIELKAQTVSQMVDKILEFDEKARLMILAPIISQKKGTHHTLLDKILAQGYIRVRINGDFFNLDEDYPELDRYKKHNIDVVVDRFKPRKDNEQRIAESIETALDLGNGIVKLADMTNENAEDILFSSKHACPLCDYALKELSPRIFSFNSPLGACSSCDGLGVKEFFDEKKVIIDPAISLKHGAIVKWNKTNQYYYSQLESLAEHYKFSLDAPFEKLSKKVQEIILYGSGDETIKMTVDSIRGGRQTRVKSFEGVIPHFERRYYESDSDMVKKDLYELMSNLKCKSCNGARINEYARNIFIADKNIADVCALSIDDLLKWLDELEFVGQQKVIAENLLKEIKLRVEFLANVGLEYLSLSRQADTLSGGEAQRIRLASQIGAGLVGVMYILDEPSIGLHQRDNQRLLDALHNLKDLGNTVIVVEHDEDAIRQADYVIDMGPKAGVHGGEVVASGNYQTIIKNKKSLTADYLSGRKKIEVPDKRLKAYKNRFIEINGATGNNLQGDNLKVPVGVLTCVTGVSGSGKSTLINRTLYPLASRLLNRSTLVPMEYKSHKGFNHFDKVIDIDQSPIGRTPRSNPATYTGVFTPIRELFAATAESRSRGYSPGRFSFNVRGGRCEACQGDGVIKVEMHFLADVYVACDVCEGKRYNRETLAVQYKGKNIYEVLEMTVEDALGFYDAVPSIRTKLEALMSVGLSYIKLGQSATTLSGGEAQRVKLAKELSKRSTGKTLYILDEPTTGLHFYDIHQLLKVIMDLRDRGNTVVIIEHNLDVIKMADWIVDLGPEGGSKGGQIIFEGIPEDIVKCKKSYTGKYLKKLLY; this is encoded by the coding sequence ATGAAAAAAATTATCATTAAGGGTGCAAAAACCCATAACTTAAGAAATATTGATGTTGAGATACCTAGAGACAAGCTTACTGTTATTACAGGTTTGAGTGGTTCTGGTAAATCATCATTAGCATTTGATACGCTATATGCAGAAGGCCAAAGACGCTATGTTGAATCATTGTCTTCTTATGCTAGGCAGTTTTTATCAATGATGGATAAGCCGGATGTTGAGCATATAGAGGGTCTTTCGCCGGCTATCTCAATTGATCAGAAAACGACATCTCACAACCCAAGATCTACAGTTGGGACCGTTACAGAAATATATGACTATCTGAGAGTCTTCTTTGCTAGGGCTGGAACTGCTAAATGTCCAGTACATAATATCGAGCTTAAAGCACAGACAGTTAGCCAGATGGTTGATAAAATTTTAGAGTTTGATGAGAAAGCTCGGTTAATGATACTTGCTCCGATCATTTCTCAGAAGAAAGGTACTCACCATACTTTGTTAGATAAAATATTAGCACAGGGTTATATCCGCGTTCGTATAAATGGTGATTTTTTTAATCTAGATGAGGATTATCCAGAGTTAGATCGCTATAAGAAACATAATATAGATGTTGTAGTTGATAGATTTAAGCCTAGGAAAGACAATGAGCAAAGAATTGCAGAGTCTATAGAGACCGCTTTAGATCTTGGTAATGGTATCGTCAAATTAGCAGATATGACTAACGAAAATGCTGAAGATATATTATTCTCATCAAAGCATGCTTGTCCGTTGTGTGATTATGCTCTCAAAGAGCTATCTCCAAGAATCTTTTCATTTAATAGTCCATTAGGGGCTTGTAGTAGTTGTGATGGTCTGGGGGTCAAAGAATTCTTTGATGAGAAAAAAGTAATAATAGACCCTGCAATTTCGCTTAAGCATGGAGCAATTGTTAAGTGGAATAAAACAAATCAATACTACTATTCACAATTAGAATCTTTGGCTGAGCATTATAAATTTTCATTAGATGCACCTTTTGAGAAATTATCTAAGAAAGTTCAAGAAATAATCTTGTACGGTTCTGGTGATGAAACCATTAAGATGACTGTTGATTCAATTAGAGGTGGTAGACAAACTAGAGTTAAATCATTTGAGGGAGTCATACCTCATTTTGAGCGTAGATACTATGAGTCTGACTCAGATATGGTCAAAAAAGATCTCTATGAGCTTATGAGTAACCTTAAGTGTAAGTCTTGTAATGGTGCTAGAATTAATGAATATGCTAGAAACATATTTATAGCAGATAAAAATATAGCAGATGTGTGTGCTTTATCTATAGATGATTTATTGAAGTGGCTTGATGAATTAGAGTTTGTCGGGCAACAAAAAGTTATTGCAGAGAATTTACTTAAAGAGATCAAGCTAAGAGTTGAATTTTTAGCAAATGTTGGTTTGGAGTATTTAAGTCTTTCAAGACAGGCTGATACTCTTTCGGGTGGTGAAGCACAGCGTATTCGTTTAGCTAGTCAGATTGGCGCTGGATTGGTTGGCGTTATGTATATCTTGGATGAACCTTCTATTGGTCTTCATCAGAGAGATAATCAACGCCTTTTAGATGCATTGCATAATCTTAAAGATTTAGGTAATACGGTTATCGTTGTTGAACATGATGAAGATGCAATTAGGCAAGCTGATTATGTTATTGATATGGGGCCAAAGGCTGGTGTTCATGGTGGTGAAGTAGTTGCATCAGGAAATTACCAGACTATTATCAAAAATAAAAAATCTTTGACTGCTGATTATTTAAGTGGTCGCAAGAAAATAGAAGTGCCAGATAAAAGGCTGAAAGCTTATAAGAATCGTTTTATTGAAATAAACGGAGCAACTGGCAATAATTTACAAGGTGATAACTTAAAAGTTCCTGTTGGTGTTTTGACTTGTGTAACCGGTGTATCAGGGTCTGGTAAATCAACTTTGATTAATAGAACATTATATCCTCTAGCATCAAGATTATTAAATAGAAGTACACTTGTACCTATGGAATATAAATCACACAAAGGATTTAATCATTTTGATAAGGTTATTGATATTGATCAGTCGCCAATAGGACGTACTCCTCGTTCAAATCCAGCTACATATACAGGTGTCTTTACACCGATAAGAGAGCTGTTTGCAGCTACAGCGGAGTCTAGGTCTAGAGGGTATAGTCCAGGAAGATTTAGCTTCAATGTTCGCGGAGGTAGATGTGAGGCTTGTCAAGGTGATGGTGTTATAAAAGTTGAGATGCATTTCTTAGCTGATGTATATGTGGCTTGTGATGTTTGTGAAGGAAAGCGTTATAATCGTGAAACTCTAGCTGTACAGTACAAGGGGAAAAACATATACGAAGTATTAGAGATGACTGTGGAGGATGCTCTAGGGTTTTATGATGCTGTTCCGAGTATCAGGACTAAATTAGAAGCTTTAATGAGTGTCGGATTGTCTTATATTAAGTTAGGCCAAAGCGCGACTACCTTATCTGGTGGAGAGGCTCAAAGAGTTAAACTAGCTAAAGAGCTTTCAAAACGCTCAACAGGCAAAACTTTATATATTTTAGATGAACCTACTACAGGACTACACTTTTATGATATTCATCAGCTTTTAAAAGTAATTATGGATCTGCGTGATAGAGGTAATACGGTAGTAATTATTGAGCATAATCTTGATGTTATTAAGATGGCTGATTGGATAGTGGATTTGGGTCCTGAAGGTGGAAGTAAAGGCGGACAGATAATTTTTGAGGGAATACCAGAAGACATTGTCAAATGTAAAAAATCTTATACAGGTAAATACTTAAAAAAATTATTGTATTAA
- a CDS encoding thiamine diphosphokinase, whose amino-acid sequence MSEAILFLNGSINLSFCEKYIRNILNNYDIFCADGAYKKISESACLSPKVKKVIGDFDSFAVLDDELFLIDKDQYSTDFEKSLEYIISLGVTKVYVFGASEGEMDHFLCNISIAKNYMRRLDIEFIDTYSRYFFIPKKYSIGGVLGKMFSVMPFGYAENIYYNGLRYPLSGETLSIDTGTGARNYAIEDRVEISYSDGDVLLFISHAKYKDRLNDIL is encoded by the coding sequence ATGTCTGAAGCTATACTGTTTCTAAATGGTAGTATCAATTTGTCTTTTTGTGAAAAGTACATTAGAAATATTTTGAATAATTACGATATATTTTGTGCAGATGGTGCTTACAAAAAGATTAGTGAATCTGCTTGTTTAAGTCCAAAAGTTAAAAAAGTTATAGGTGACTTTGATTCATTCGCTGTTCTAGATGATGAGCTATTTCTTATTGATAAGGATCAGTACTCTACAGATTTTGAAAAATCTTTAGAATATATTATCTCTCTGGGTGTTACAAAGGTTTATGTCTTTGGAGCATCAGAGGGAGAAATGGATCATTTTTTATGCAATATTAGTATTGCTAAAAACTATATGCGAAGATTAGATATTGAGTTTATAGATACTTACTCTAGATATTTTTTTATACCTAAGAAGTATAGTATAGGCGGTGTGCTTGGTAAGATGTTTTCAGTTATGCCTTTTGGATATGCAGAAAATATATACTATAATGGTCTCAGGTATCCCTTATCTGGTGAGACCTTGAGTATAGATACTGGTACAGGTGCAAGAAACTATGCTATTGAAGATAGGGTGGAAATATCTTACTCAGATGGAGATGTTTTATTATTTATATCGCATGCAAAATATAAGGATAGATTAAATGACATTTTGTAA
- a CDS encoding type II secretion system protein has protein sequence MFVSKKKGFSLVETMVVIVIMTILMMAAISSFTFFFKTFAETRLTNLQKFIEYSVIRARSDGRTVIICAATPDSFDESGKLDRNSLSCSNSRLWGDDPLVAFESTDGTEIYDGNTDEIIANLPQGNNGRIYLNLAGNPSFIRIAPNGFMATGNGNITYCDRNNNYQAALVINLVGRVVYTDSPTRDGGGAFTCE, from the coding sequence ATGTTTGTTAGTAAGAAAAAAGGCTTTTCTTTAGTTGAGACAATGGTTGTTATTGTCATTATGACTATATTGATGATGGCAGCAATTAGTTCTTTTACCTTTTTTTTTAAAACATTTGCTGAGACTAGATTGACTAATTTACAAAAGTTTATTGAGTATAGTGTTATTAGGGCCCGCTCTGATGGCAGGACTGTTATAATTTGTGCAGCTACTCCAGATAGTTTTGATGAATCAGGTAAATTGGATAGAAATAGTTTGTCTTGCTCTAATTCAAGATTGTGGGGTGACGATCCTCTTGTTGCTTTTGAAAGTACTGATGGTACAGAAATATATGATGGTAATACTGATGAGATAATAGCAAATCTTCCTCAGGGAAATAATGGTCGTATTTATCTTAATTTAGCGGGAAATCCTAGCTTTATTAGGATTGCGCCTAACGGTTTTATGGCTACAGGTAACGGTAATATTACATATTGTGATAGAAATAATAATTATCAAGCAGCATTAGTTATTAACTTGGTCGGTAGAGTAGTTTATACTGATAGTCCTACGAGAGATGGTGGTGGGGCATTTACTTGTGAATAG
- the ftsH gene encoding ATP-dependent zinc metalloprotease FtsH: MAQNNDNKNNMLKNIIFWILIIGGMLLLFNGINDTNSSSKSINYSSFVSKLKDNKISLVDVDGRTITGKTEDGESFVTYAPLLDGGLVNKLEDSKAVIKAKAPEKPNIFLAFLLNWLPMLLIFGFFIYMMMKAGGGSKGGPFSVGKSKAKLLGEDEIKVTLEDVAGVDEAKEEVAEIVDFLREPKKYEKIGGKIPKGVLMVGPPGTGKTLLARAIAGEAKVPFFSISGSDFVEMFVGVGASRVRDMFDQAKKKAPCLVFIDEIDAVGRHRGSGMGGGNDEREQTLNQMLVEMDGFADNEGVIVIAATNRPDVLDKALLRPGRFDRQVNVGLPTVKGREAILKVHMKKVALGDDVRADWIARGTPGFSGAELANLVNEAALFAARESKDKISMADFEKAKDKILMGSERRSMAMTEKEKKLTAYHEAGHAIIGKLMPEHDPVYKVSIIPRGRALGVTMYMPEGDTVSQSRLILHGRLCSIFGGRIAEELIFGYDHVTTGASNDIQVATDIARNYVARWGLSDAMGTILYDVEDDGPFGGSGGKSVKMSDSTIREVDTEVRKLIDKSYNKAKKLLEDNVDILHAMADALMKYETIDALQVDDLMARRDVREPGEYGDSYKPSVEVGKVIAPAAPDEDVPDTSDESNPKEDL; the protein is encoded by the coding sequence ATGGCACAAAATAATGATAATAAAAATAATATGCTCAAAAATATTATTTTTTGGATTTTAATCATTGGTGGGATGCTACTGCTTTTCAATGGTATCAATGATACGAATAGTTCATCTAAAAGTATTAATTATTCATCGTTCGTTAGTAAGTTAAAAGATAATAAAATTAGTTTAGTAGATGTCGATGGTAGAACTATTACTGGTAAAACAGAAGATGGTGAAAGCTTTGTAACTTATGCTCCACTACTTGATGGAGGCTTGGTTAATAAGCTAGAAGATAGCAAAGCTGTTATTAAAGCAAAAGCACCTGAGAAGCCAAATATATTTTTGGCATTCTTGTTAAATTGGTTACCTATGTTACTAATCTTTGGTTTCTTTATCTATATGATGATGAAAGCAGGCGGTGGTAGTAAGGGAGGGCCTTTCTCTGTAGGTAAGAGTAAAGCTAAGCTTTTAGGTGAAGATGAAATCAAAGTAACTTTGGAAGATGTAGCAGGTGTCGATGAGGCTAAAGAAGAAGTAGCTGAGATCGTTGATTTCTTACGCGAGCCAAAAAAATATGAAAAAATTGGTGGTAAAATTCCAAAAGGTGTCTTAATGGTAGGACCTCCAGGAACGGGTAAGACACTTCTAGCAAGAGCTATAGCTGGTGAGGCTAAAGTACCATTTTTCTCAATTTCAGGTTCTGACTTTGTAGAGATGTTTGTTGGTGTCGGTGCATCTCGTGTACGCGACATGTTTGACCAAGCTAAGAAAAAAGCGCCTTGTCTGGTATTTATTGATGAGATAGATGCTGTAGGACGTCATCGTGGCTCGGGTATGGGTGGCGGTAATGATGAGCGTGAACAGACTCTAAACCAAATGCTTGTTGAAATGGATGGTTTTGCTGATAATGAAGGTGTTATAGTAATTGCTGCAACTAATAGGCCAGATGTTTTAGATAAGGCATTATTAAGACCTGGTAGATTTGATAGACAAGTAAATGTAGGTTTACCTACGGTTAAAGGCCGTGAAGCTATACTTAAGGTTCATATGAAAAAAGTAGCTTTAGGCGATGATGTTAGGGCTGACTGGATAGCTCGTGGGACTCCAGGTTTTTCTGGTGCTGAGCTTGCTAACCTTGTAAATGAAGCAGCTCTATTTGCTGCAAGAGAGTCTAAAGATAAAATTAGTATGGCAGACTTCGAAAAGGCTAAAGATAAAATCTTGATGGGCTCAGAAAGAAGAAGTATGGCTATGACTGAGAAAGAGAAGAAGCTTACTGCATATCATGAAGCTGGTCACGCTATTATTGGTAAACTGATGCCTGAACATGATCCTGTTTATAAGGTAAGTATTATACCTAGGGGTAGAGCTCTTGGTGTAACTATGTATATGCCAGAGGGTGATACTGTTAGCCAAAGTAGGCTTATTTTACATGGACGTTTATGTAGTATCTTTGGTGGCAGAATCGCAGAAGAGCTTATATTTGGGTATGATCATGTTACTACAGGAGCATCTAATGATATTCAAGTTGCTACAGATATCGCTCGTAACTATGTAGCTCGTTGGGGTTTATCAGATGCTATGGGAACTATACTTTATGATGTTGAAGATGATGGTCCATTTGGAGGAAGTGGTGGTAAATCTGTCAAAATGTCAGATTCTACTATTCGTGAAGTAGATACAGAAGTACGTAAGTTGATTGATAAGAGCTATAACAAGGCTAAGAAATTATTAGAAGATAATGTTGATATCCTTCACGCTATGGCAGATGCTCTTATGAAATATGAAACTATAGATGCATTACAAGTTGACGACTTAATGGCACGACGTGATGTACGTGAGCCAGGTGAGTATGGAGATAGCTACAAGCCAAGTGTCGAGGTTGGTAAGGTTATAGCTCCTGCAGCTCCGGATGAGGATGTTCCAGATACATCTGATGAATCTAATCCTAAAGAGGATCTCTAA
- the deoD gene encoding purine-nucleoside phosphorylase: MSLPTPHIETLRKEEFAKTVIMPGDPLRAKYIADNYLENVTRVNAVRNMFGYTGTYKGKKVSVMGSGMGMPSMGIYAYELFKYYDVDNIIRVGSAGSYKEEFKVYDVVLVEESYCESDFVEIVTGDKDRDVKSSEELNKDLEESAKRQKIGLKKAKAHCTDVFYRKNSDDYKKIIKKYGCDLVEMETAALFATANELGKNASAVVTISDSFITGESTTAQQREQSFTNMMEVALGTITEK; the protein is encoded by the coding sequence ATGTCATTACCTACTCCTCATATAGAAACATTAAGAAAAGAAGAATTTGCAAAAACAGTTATTATGCCTGGTGATCCATTAAGAGCAAAATATATTGCAGATAACTATTTAGAAAATGTTACAAGAGTTAATGCTGTTAGAAATATGTTTGGTTATACTGGTACTTACAAAGGTAAAAAAGTAAGTGTCATGGGTTCTGGAATGGGTATGCCTAGTATGGGTATCTATGCTTATGAGCTTTTTAAGTATTATGATGTTGATAATATCATTAGGGTTGGCTCAGCGGGTTCTTATAAAGAAGAATTCAAAGTCTATGATGTAGTACTTGTTGAAGAAAGTTACTGTGAATCTGATTTTGTTGAAATTGTAACTGGTGATAAGGATCGTGATGTTAAGTCTTCGGAAGAGCTTAATAAGGATCTTGAAGAGTCAGCTAAAAGACAAAAGATAGGGCTTAAAAAAGCAAAAGCACACTGTACAGACGTTTTTTATAGAAAAAATTCTGATGATTATAAAAAAATCATCAAAAAGTATGGCTGTGATTTAGTTGAGATGGAGACTGCTGCTTTATTTGCAACAGCAAATGAGTTGGGTAAAAATGCATCTGCGGTTGTAACTATATCTGACAGCTTTATAACAGGTGAATCTACTACTGCTCAACAGAGAGAGCAATCTTTCACTAACATGATGGAAGTTGCTTTAGGTACCATTACTGAAAAATAG